One window from the genome of Streptomyces sp. WZ-12 encodes:
- a CDS encoding GDSL-type esterase/lipase family protein, protein MSTEQHTLITTPLTPDLVRGALDLEHTAHGLLPHRLPARARAQYADGQLAMAESQPSGVRLAFRTRATVVELETLPTKRVYVGAPARPDGVYDLLVDGQLAGQHSVFGGATLTIDMATGTFEHQPGPTGTLRFAELPDRVKDVEIWLPHNETTELVALRTDAPVEPAPDRGRKVWLHHGSSISHGSDAASPTTTWPALAASLGGVELINLGLGGSALLDPFTARALRDTPADLLSIKMGINLVNADLMRLRAFTPAVHGFLDTVREGHPTTPLLVVSSILCPIHEDTPGPCAPDFSSLSTGQLRFVATGDPADRANGKLTLNVIRDELARIVAQRAAEDPNLYYLDGRELYGEADFAELPLPDGLHPDAAAHRRIGARFAELAFSDDGPFGERGGAGA, encoded by the coding sequence ATGAGCACCGAGCAGCACACCTTGATCACCACCCCCCTCACCCCGGACCTCGTGCGCGGCGCGCTCGACCTGGAGCACACCGCGCACGGCCTGCTACCGCACCGGCTGCCCGCACGGGCCCGCGCCCAGTACGCGGACGGCCAGCTCGCCATGGCCGAGTCCCAACCCTCCGGCGTGCGACTGGCGTTCCGTACGCGGGCCACCGTCGTCGAGTTGGAGACGCTGCCCACCAAGCGGGTCTACGTGGGGGCGCCGGCCCGCCCGGACGGGGTGTACGACCTCCTCGTCGACGGCCAACTGGCCGGTCAGCACAGCGTGTTCGGCGGTGCCACCCTCACCATCGACATGGCCACCGGAACCTTCGAGCACCAACCCGGCCCGACCGGCACCCTGCGCTTCGCCGAACTGCCGGACCGCGTCAAGGACGTCGAGATCTGGTTGCCGCACAACGAGACCACCGAGCTCGTCGCGCTGCGCACCGACGCCCCCGTCGAACCCGCGCCGGACCGCGGCCGCAAGGTGTGGCTGCACCACGGCAGTTCGATCAGCCACGGCTCGGACGCGGCCAGCCCGACCACCACCTGGCCCGCGCTCGCCGCCTCCCTCGGCGGCGTGGAGCTGATCAACCTGGGCCTGGGCGGCAGCGCACTGCTCGACCCGTTCACCGCCCGCGCGTTGCGCGACACCCCCGCCGATCTGCTCAGCATCAAGATGGGGATCAATCTGGTCAACGCCGACCTGATGCGGCTGCGCGCCTTCACTCCGGCCGTCCACGGCTTCCTCGACACCGTCCGCGAGGGCCACCCCACCACCCCACTGCTGGTCGTCTCGTCGATCCTGTGCCCCATCCACGAGGACACGCCCGGCCCCTGCGCTCCGGACTTCAGCTCCCTCAGCACCGGGCAACTGCGGTTCGTGGCCACGGGCGACCCGGCGGACCGCGCGAACGGCAAGCTCACCCTGAACGTCATCCGGGACGAGCTGGCCCGCATCGTGGCACAGCGCGCCGCCGAGGACCCGAACCTCTACTACCTCGACGGTCGCGAGCTCTACGGCGAGGCGGACTTCGCCGAGCTGCCGCTGCCCGACGGCCTCCATCCGGACGCGGCCGCGCACCGCCGGATCGGCGCACGCTTCGCCGAGTTGGCGTTCTCCGACGACGGTCCGTTCGGGGAGCGCGGCGGAGCCGGTGCCTGA
- a CDS encoding TetR/AcrR family transcriptional regulator: MVRVGLTTERLVRAGAELADEVGFEQVTASALARRFDVKVASLYSHVKNSQDLKTRIALLALEELADRAAEALAGRAGRDALTAFANVYRDYAQEHPGRYAAAQFRLDPKTAAASAGVKHAQMMRAILRGYHLTEPDQTHAVRMLGSVFHGYVSLELAGGFSHSAPDSQESWSRVLDALDALLRNWPAR; this comes from the coding sequence ATGGTGCGCGTAGGGCTGACCACGGAACGTCTGGTCCGGGCGGGGGCCGAGTTGGCCGACGAGGTGGGTTTCGAGCAGGTGACCGCCTCGGCGCTCGCCAGGCGGTTCGACGTCAAGGTCGCGAGCCTGTACTCGCACGTGAAGAACTCGCAGGACCTCAAGACCAGGATCGCCCTGCTCGCCCTGGAAGAACTCGCCGACCGGGCCGCCGAGGCCCTGGCGGGACGCGCCGGCCGGGACGCCCTGACCGCCTTCGCCAACGTCTACCGCGACTACGCCCAGGAGCACCCCGGCCGCTACGCCGCCGCTCAGTTCAGGCTCGACCCAAAGACCGCGGCGGCGAGCGCGGGCGTCAAGCACGCGCAGATGATGCGGGCGATCCTGCGCGGCTACCACCTGACGGAGCCGGACCAGACCCATGCCGTGCGGATGCTGGGCAGCGTCTTCCACGGCTACGTCAGCCTGGAGTTGGCCGGAGGGTTCAGTCACAGCGCACCCGACTCGCAGGAATCCTGGTCGCGGGTCCTGGACGCCCTTGACGCCCTGTTGCGGAACTGGCCCGCGCGCTGA